Sequence from the Mustela erminea isolate mMusErm1 chromosome 8, mMusErm1.Pri, whole genome shotgun sequence genome:
ACTGCTGTGTACAGGGAGGGCGTAAGGGGCTGGGCAGGACCTAGGAGCCTCCCCAGCTTCAGGGTCAGGAAGGCTTAAGAGGGGtctccaactttatttttatgtattctttctttttttcacagagagagagagagatagcagtgctaggggggtggagggagaggggcaaagggagaggaggacagaaaggatcttaagcagactccaagcaaGCCCCACTAGGgccttgatcccacgaccctgagatcataacctgagctgaaatcagaagtcggatgcttaaccaactgagccacccaggcaccccaaggggcCTCTAACATAAACAGAAGTAGGAAgatgaaaacttttttcttcacGGGAAGGTATTCTCGGGACTgactctgtctttgtctctcatCAGGACCCTGGTCCTGGAGCGCAGTGGCACTGCCAGGAAATGGAGGTCACTTCCATCCTGTGTTCCCTGATGGGCAAATCAAGCCGCAGGCTCCAGATGAAGTGTTCAGAGAAGGCCAAAGCTGGGGGCAAGGGTGTGGGGGCCATGGGTTTTGGGGGTACGGGGGTATGGCATGCCACACAAGTCTTTCCACACTGGGGTTCCACTGGAAGGGCTCTCTTGTAGGGCTCTGTTACTAAAGAGATGCTCCCTCACAGATTCAGATGGTCAAGAACGCTCTGTTTGGATCTGAAGGTTGGGGTTTTAAGGCTCAGCTGTGTCTGTCCCTCACCGTCTCCCCTACATGGGACATTTCTAGCAACGAGGCAGCGGCCACCTTTGTGTCCTGGGACTGCTGTCGGAATCAGCGGTGATCCCCGTCTCCTGGGTTTCTGTTCCACCCCTCAGCTGCTCAGGGGCTCCTCTGGGGCCAGGGAAGCCTCCGctaccctgcccttccccctcatCCCTCCCTCTACTTGGACAGGATGGAGGAAGAGTGTCCAGATACAGAATCTGGGAGGCGGGGGGAAGGCCTTGAGGTCTGAACGACAACCTCCAACATGGCTTTCCTAGAGTCTTGTAGGTGAAGTCACTGGGAACCGACAGCCTGCTGGGTCTTCCAAGACCCTCGCGGAAATGCAAAGTTGGTGCACTCCGGCCCCTGGACCTAGCACCATCCAGTGACAGCTAGCTCCCTGCTCTGAGCAGAACAGATCCAGTTCCCTGAAGAAAAGGCAGTGAGCTGCTTTTTACCAGCCCTGTAGTCGCATCAAAACCCAGAAGTTAAGCACGggctctccctccctgtctcatCAGGAGAACTAAAATCCATCAGTTAGTGGCCAGAACAATGTTTATTAAGAGACAACTGGTCTATGTTAAAATGTCAGCGCTAAGAAACGAAAAAGTGGGTGGTGCAGGGTGGGACAGCGCGGGGGAAAGGAGACGGGAGCGGCAGGACAGCACAGCCCTCGGCTCAGCAGTCCGGCCTGAAGATATTGTGGGGACAATGGGGAGCTGTAGAAATGGACTGTACATTAGCTGATTTTAGTGAATTTATGTTAAATTTGGGGAGATGATAATGGGTTGAGTTTTATAGCAGAATGTCATTTCTTAGGAGCTATAGTGTGCTGTGGTTAGAAGTATTCTGAGGATtgcaacttattttcaaatatttcagaaaattgtGCGTCTGAATGTATGTAAGAGTGTGGACACCTGTGTCTGGgctcatgtgtgcacatgtgtacacagAACAAGTGTGAGTGCAGGACAGTGAAAAAGGACAGAATGTTAATTAAAGCAAATCTAGGCTCAGGGTTGGTGTTCTTTTGCTTTGTCGTTTGTGATCTTTCCAAATTAAAAGTTGAGAAAGAGGTCACCGAGAAGCACATGGTGTCTGGTTCCTCAGCCTGACTTTGAGCTGGGGTCCTGTTTTCAGGTGCGGCTGTGGACTATTACCAAATTGAGCTTTGGGGTGAGGACAGCTGCCTTTCACAAAGCATTGTGTAAGTGGAAAAGTGCGTGAATGCCTCCTTCGGGGTCTGCCTACTCCCGAGGGAGGGCCCCCGCCACCGCTTCCATCCCTCTGCTCAGATGCTCCCTTTGAAAATCAAACCCTGAAGGTCTGGCCACACGATGCTGAACGGATGGCTGTCACCACAGACCACAGCAAACCCACACTCCTTGTCAAGGGTTTATTTCATCTGCTAACATTCATTCTTGACCTAGACAAAAACAATTAGATGATTATGACTTGCTTTTCCATCACCAACTTGTCTTATATGAATAACCAAAAGATTtcttctcaacatttttttttttttaataagaagctataaataaataaagctttaaatgcTCCTGGGTTCAAGTTAAACACTTCCAGTTCCCAACAAGGTCACAGACTCATTGCTCGGACAGTTCTGCTGTCCCTAGTTCCTCCTCCAGGAGGGTATGCTGCAGGTCTGTGTGGGGAGTGGGCTGTTTGCTCACTGCGTGCTGCCTCTGTCCTTGTGGCCCTAGGCAGAGCCCCTGGGTGAGTTGCCCCTTCTGTGGAGCCCCAGCAGGTGACAGCATCGGTTGAGATGCTGCAGGCACGAGGAACCTTCACCTCCACAGAGGTGGCCTGAGTGGAGGTGCTGGACTGGAGGCCCGAAGGGCCTCGGGGCACTGGCAGCTGCTGCTGTCTCTGGGCACCTCAGCCTGAGTGCTGGCCCCGGATGGGACCGGTTTCCAGATGCAGCAAATAAACCAAGGAGAGACCCGTGTTTCCGTGTGAACTGGGACAACGGATCATAAGTTAAAACATTCCAATATGTACAGAACAGATCCTACACCCAAGCCTACATACACAGGAAACCCACCTTGAGGAGGGCCAGGTGCCCAGGGACTGGGGCAGAACACGGCCGAGCTTTCCATGTATGCCCTGAAAATGACCACCTCTCGATGGAGGCCACAGAAAGCCCCCAGCACCTGATGTGCTTGTGCGAGACCCCCAAGTTCTCATGAACGtgtcccaccctcctccctggaGCATGCCCATCTCAAAGGATGAGTGTTGGAATGGATCCCCCATGCTGACCTTCACTACCCCAAGAGAACCACTGTATCTCCTGGATGCTTGCCTGCTCAGCATGATGCACCCACTCTGGCAGTGGtcccaggctgggtgagcatggtgCCTATTCCAGGCTGCGGACCACTGCCCTGGGACTACAAGATGAAGTGGTCGTTGTAGGAAGCAGGAGGTATGGTCACCATCCCACCGCAGGCAGGCAAAGATCAGAGGCTGCTTCCTCTTGGTGGCTACCTCATTTGACAACACATTAGCATTTCTTGTGCTATAGAAGGTTCCCTGCTTCCACACCTCTCTGGTGGGACAGTTGTGATGGCTGAAGACAacctggggcagggaggaaggcccCTGGTAGAATCTGCCCGCGAGGCTGCCGCCCTCCAACATGCTAGCCCTGGCCCTCACCACCTTTGTGCCTGCAGGCACGTGTGGGTCCTCTCCTGGAGAGACAGGGCACTCAACTACCTTGGGCGTGGGACTCACACTCTGCTCCCCAGAATCCAGGTTTTGGGCCTCATGTGGGAAAAACACCCCCACAGGAGACAGTGGCCTGACTTCCTAGAGCACAAGAGGGGTAGGGCACGGAGGAAGGGTCTACAACGGATATGGAACATGGCTTCTCCAAACTGTAGGGCTGTCAGGAATAGGGTCTGACCTGCTGGTGGGCAGGGGGCGGGCAAAGGGCAATGCAGGGAGAGCCTGGGGTGGGAAGGGCTGTGTATCTGGGTACTAGGAAGCCACCGAGAGCATTTCTTCCAACTCTAGTTGAAAATCTGAAAGTCTGAGGCCCCTCTCCTGGCCATATAGAACCACCAAAGCCCCAAGATATGGTTCATGAGCAGCAGGTACAGTTTGCTGTGTTCTAGCCAGTGGAGGCTTGATTGTACTTTTGCACATGGGGTTGTGGGAAAAGGGTATGATCCCGGGGCCCAGGGACAGTCTACTGTATCTCAGAGGGTCAGAAAGGTATATGAGGCAGGGGAAATTCTCCTCCTGTGTGGTTGGTATGGCTAGCCATACCATCCTCAAAGGcatccccaaaggcaaggggGGTGGTGCTTGGACACAGGTGGCAGCATCCTTGGACACAGACTTCCCACTCCTGGGATGCACTCTGCCCTCAGAATGGGGGGCAGGGCATGTGGGCCTATCTCCCTGCAGCCTTCCTCAGCCTGAGGACTGTGggaaatgggggggaggggctccagAGGTGTGCTTTGATCTCCTGACCCAAAGCGTAAAGCTAGACTATGTGTTTCTACCTTGGGCCAGAGAGAGTGGGCTTCCCAAGGAGGGAAGGACTATAGTCTTCTCGGCTTTAGGTGAGGTGGGCTCTGACCATTGAAGATGGGTGAGCTAGGAGCTCCACTCCTGAGGACACCTCAAGGGGCTGCCTGTGTGCCCAGGGACCAGGGACCAAGGGACTGCCTGGGTGGCCCGAGCCTGGGAGGGTATCTAGAGCTGGTGTCAGGCCGCTGCTGGCCTGCagtggggagagagcaagcaggggtgCACAGTGGGTGTAGGACGCGATCCTGGCGGGGTGAGTGTTGTCTCCACTCTGCTTTTTCTTGTCTTCAGAACTTCGGCCACTGTGAGTGAGTGGAGGCCGGGAAAACACGGACGCCACCTGCCTGCGGCCCTTGCCTGGGGCGCCCCTCAAGCATAGCCCCCTTCTGGAGGGTTGCACTGGTTGACTCCTCACATGGTGGTCTGGGAGGAGCAGTGAAAACTAGCCCCGCTGGCGACACGTCCCACTCGTCATCCTTGTTCAGCACGTATCTGCCTCCTGGTGAGCGCACCTGGGACCCTCTTCCCAGCAGAGGTCTGCGTGGGTTCTCTGTCTGGTTTcagctccccatcccaccccccgcccccaagggGGCATCCCCCATGGCTGGCCACCACTACCACTTCTCGATGATGTGGCTCATGTAGTCCTCGGTGGGCACACGGCCGGGCTCCTCGGTGTCCTCCCGCGGCAGCGCCTCCTTGGCGCGGTGCAGCAGACGCTCCTCCCGGCTCTTGAGGCGCTGCTCCCTGCGCTCCAGCTGCCGCTTGTACTGGTAGCGCTGCTGGAAGAGGTCCTTGGCGTAGTCGTAGAGCTGCATGTCCAGATCGTTCAGCTCCTCGATGCGCCGGATGGTGTCCTCGTCCACCTCCACGCCACCCGCCCGCGTGCTATTGTACTGCATGAAGGGCCGGATGAACTTGAGGTTGAACGTCCGCTCGAACAGGTACTGCGTCTTGCGCTGGAACTCCGTCAGGCCGAAGAAGGCCATGCCCCGCAGGTTCTTCTTGGCGCTCTCCAGCAGCAGCTGGGCCCGCTTACCCTCAGGGATGAAGGACAGGTTGTAGCAGCCCACCAGGCTCAAGTCGGCCAGCATGCGCACCTGGCGGTTGTTGGCCAGGTTGTACGGGCAGTCCATGAACTCCTGCAGCGTGCAGCCCGACCAGTCTGTGCCCTCGTAGCAGGGTGGCAGCTCCTCAGGTGTGGGTGTGCGCCCATCACACATGTGCAGAGACGTCTTCCATGTGGCCCCCCGCTGCACGTGCCGCCACTCGCTCAGGTAGCGGGACACGGGGTCTCTCAGCAGGGTGATGTAGTAGAACTTCCTGGAATGAGACGGGGACAGGTGGTAAGGTAAGGACACAGAGGGGGACTGTGTGGAGTACCTGGGGACCATGGGGATGAAGGGTAGAGGAGGCCAGAGTCCCAAAGCTGACTGCTTTGGGTGTATCCTGGGGGGATCCTAGGCACCTCTCATACCAACCGTTATGTCCTCCTAACAGCCACTTTTGAATGAGAAACCCAGGATCTGAGATGTGACTGAACCTCCAAAGGGCACATGGCCATGCTCGTGCTGGCCAGCCATGATGGTCATGGTGTTGTCCCTCAGGCCTCAGTGCCTCCTGAACCCCGGCCCAGGGTCTTCTCCTGAACCATAAGGGTGCCCTCCTGTTTTCACCCTCCTCAGGAAGAACACCCTGTCTTTGCCCTGTGGGGTTGCAGAATACGGGGCCCCAGAGCCAATGCCATCTGGAACCAGGGGTTTAAGAGCTGCTCACAGTGGCCGGCTAGGTGCTACTCAAGGGGCCACTCAGCACAAGTCACTCACAGTCCCAGGCTGCATGTGCAGGCCTACTTGGGGCCTCCAGGAGGCCCATGCCACCTCCTGCTCCAGCGGGGGAGGGGTGCCAGTAGACCACCCAATCCGggaccaccccccctcccccaccgggtGACCCATCAATTACTATCTTGTCTTCTAGGAACTGCTTCCACTGCAGGAAGTCAGGGATCCCTCCAgatgccactctccctgctgtatGCAAGGGGCATCCGTACCATGGCAGAAATGACTCTCTATATGACAGGCACCCAGATGACTCAtgtccctgcccagcaggatgACTGGCCTGATGGCACCAGGACACAGTGGGCAGTGGGGCGGCTGCCAGATGTTCCTGTGACGGGCCTGGTGGCTGTGGGTCAATGCCAGAGAGGTTATTCTTGGAAGCCTCTCCTC
This genomic interval carries:
- the HS6ST1 gene encoding heparan-sulfate 6-O-sulfotransferase 1, which translates into the protein MRRRRAGGRTMVERASKFVLVVAGSACFMLILYQYAGPGLSLGAPGGRAPPDDLDLFPTPDPHYEKKYYFPVRELERSLRFDMKGDDVIVFLHIQKTGGTTFGRHLVQNVRLEVPCDCRPGQKKCTCYRPNRRETWLFSRFSTGWSCGLHADWTELTNCVPGVLDRRDPAALRTPRKFYYITLLRDPVSRYLSEWRHVQRGATWKTSLHMCDGRTPTPEELPPCYEGTDWSGCTLQEFMDCPYNLANNRQVRMLADLSLVGCYNLSFIPEGKRAQLLLESAKKNLRGMAFFGLTEFQRKTQYLFERTFNLKFIRPFMQYNSTRAGGVEVDEDTIRRIEELNDLDMQLYDYAKDLFQQRYQYKRQLERREQRLKSREERLLHRAKEALPREDTEEPGRVPTEDYMSHIIEKW